In Bremerella alba, one genomic interval encodes:
- a CDS encoding FAD-dependent oxidoreductase has protein sequence MKTTTSAILALLVCLCTSSLLAGDLLVEAESFTNHGGWKLDTQFINEMGSPYLLAHGLGKPVDEAKTEITFPETGRYRVFVRTKDWVGQWDAPGSPGKFQVAIDGKPLEETFGTESAEWFWHDGGVVEIDKKDVTLSIQDLTGFDGRCDAIYFTTNVNTTPPSSGSQLAKWRKDQLGITEDVKTEGPYDLVVIGGGYSGMGAAISAARMGCKVALIQNRPVLGGNGSSEVRVWAMGNIRRGKYPRIGEIVDEFADKATKSPGTYEEFEDQKKEKLVRAEPNIDLFLNHHANDLEMQDGKIASITAFDTRTSQVRKFEGSMFCDATGHGTIGALSGALYDQTDKGRMGMSNMWRWDEADQEATFPETPWALDLTMKDFPYPRDHHGQWFWESGFDLDPIQGAEAIRDWNLRAVYGAFNAMKNRDGASKHKNAELTWLAYVGGPRESRRLIGDVILTEDDIVAKRDFKDGCVPSTWSIDLHYPKKEFADKFPENPFISIAVHDRRVDRSYGYPVPYRCFYSKNVPNLFMAGRCISVTHEALGTVRVMKTCGMMGEVVGKAASLCKIYDCTPRQVYEEHWDEMDQLLNLPGQARRETVEAEIEMPTTLLPASPYGPPSGLNPTKLTGIVIDDRQAEKIGKWSEGTGLKGYVNHGYLYSGEKGAKVRFPIKLEKPGKYEVRYAYQPHENRSAKANVTVGLDSSRETKTINMQEKPPIDGGFTSLGVFTITPGEESYVEVESDGNGNIHADAIQLIPVAGK, from the coding sequence ATGAAAACCACCACCTCCGCCATCTTGGCGTTGCTTGTCTGTCTCTGCACTTCCTCTCTATTGGCTGGCGATCTTCTCGTCGAAGCGGAAAGCTTTACCAACCACGGTGGGTGGAAGCTCGATACCCAATTCATCAACGAGATGGGTTCGCCGTATTTGTTGGCTCACGGCCTTGGTAAACCAGTGGACGAAGCCAAAACAGAAATCACCTTTCCTGAAACCGGCCGCTACCGCGTGTTCGTTCGCACTAAAGACTGGGTTGGTCAATGGGATGCGCCTGGCTCGCCTGGCAAGTTTCAAGTCGCGATCGATGGTAAGCCGCTAGAAGAGACCTTTGGTACTGAAAGTGCCGAGTGGTTCTGGCATGACGGGGGTGTGGTCGAGATCGACAAGAAAGACGTCACACTCAGCATCCAAGATCTGACCGGTTTCGATGGTCGTTGCGATGCGATCTATTTCACGACCAACGTGAACACCACGCCACCTTCCAGTGGAAGCCAATTGGCAAAGTGGCGTAAAGACCAGCTCGGCATTACCGAAGATGTGAAGACCGAAGGCCCCTACGACCTGGTCGTGATCGGTGGCGGCTATTCCGGAATGGGTGCTGCGATCAGTGCCGCTCGCATGGGCTGCAAAGTTGCGTTGATCCAGAACCGCCCGGTACTCGGCGGAAATGGAAGTAGCGAAGTTCGCGTTTGGGCGATGGGCAACATCCGTCGCGGTAAGTACCCGCGTATCGGTGAGATTGTCGACGAGTTCGCCGACAAAGCAACCAAGTCGCCGGGCACCTACGAGGAATTCGAGGATCAGAAGAAAGAAAAGCTGGTTCGCGCCGAGCCGAACATCGATTTATTCCTCAATCACCATGCAAACGATCTCGAAATGCAGGATGGTAAAATTGCATCCATCACGGCGTTCGATACCCGCACCAGCCAGGTTCGCAAGTTTGAAGGAAGCATGTTCTGCGATGCTACCGGTCACGGCACGATCGGAGCTTTATCGGGTGCCCTGTACGATCAAACCGACAAGGGCCGCATGGGCATGAGCAACATGTGGCGTTGGGACGAAGCCGACCAGGAAGCGACCTTCCCCGAAACTCCGTGGGCTTTGGATCTGACGATGAAGGACTTCCCTTACCCTCGCGACCATCACGGTCAGTGGTTCTGGGAAAGCGGTTTCGATCTTGACCCAATCCAAGGTGCCGAGGCAATTCGCGACTGGAATCTACGTGCTGTCTATGGTGCGTTCAACGCGATGAAGAACCGAGACGGGGCCTCGAAGCATAAGAATGCCGAGCTAACCTGGCTGGCTTATGTCGGCGGTCCGCGTGAGTCTCGCCGCTTGATTGGTGACGTAATTTTGACCGAGGATGATATTGTCGCGAAGCGAGACTTCAAAGATGGCTGCGTGCCGAGTACCTGGTCGATCGACCTGCACTATCCTAAGAAAGAGTTCGCCGACAAATTCCCCGAGAACCCGTTCATCTCGATCGCGGTGCACGATCGTCGTGTCGATCGATCGTACGGCTATCCTGTCCCTTACCGCTGTTTCTACTCGAAGAACGTCCCCAATCTGTTCATGGCCGGCCGCTGCATCAGCGTTACCCACGAAGCTCTGGGAACCGTACGCGTTATGAAAACCTGCGGCATGATGGGCGAAGTTGTCGGCAAGGCCGCTTCCCTCTGCAAGATCTACGACTGCACGCCGCGTCAGGTCTACGAAGAACACTGGGACGAAATGGACCAACTGCTTAACCTGCCCGGTCAGGCTCGTCGTGAGACCGTCGAGGCTGAGATTGAAATGCCCACCACCCTTTTGCCTGCTTCCCCATACGGTCCGCCTTCGGGACTAAACCCAACGAAGCTAACCGGGATCGTGATCGATGACCGGCAAGCCGAGAAGATCGGCAAGTGGAGCGAAGGGACTGGCCTGAAGGGCTACGTGAATCACGGCTATCTATACTCGGGCGAAAAAGGGGCCAAGGTTCGTTTCCCCATCAAGCTCGAGAAGCCTGGCAAGTACGAAGTTCGCTACGCCTATCAGCCGCACGAAAATCGAAGTGCCAAAGCAAATGTCACCGTAGGGCTCGATTCGTCGCGTGAAACGAAGACCATCAACATGCAGGAAAAGCCGCCGATTGACGGAGGCTTTACCTCACTTGGTGTCTTCACAATCACACCGGGTGAAGAGTCGTACGTGGAAGTCGAAAGCGATGGCAACGGAAACATCCATGCCGATGCGATCCAGTTGATTCCCGTCGCTGGGAAGTAA
- a CDS encoding DUF1579 family protein — protein MQVTNKMLGIFFLVALVSIATAEEPATSSADSLDSAAMEAVMAKLGAPGEPHKHLQAMVGKYKTTSNWILPGKGEESVDEGTAEFKSILGGRFVTQEFTSTYNGQPMEGFGILGYENAEQNFVGIWIDNMSTHILHTVGQLDEKTGVMTEKGTCSSPIGPMNFQMTTVPTEDGFVFTLSQVTGDTVTEMGKIKYVKQ, from the coding sequence ATGCAAGTTACTAACAAAATGTTGGGAATCTTTTTCTTGGTCGCACTCGTTTCGATTGCGACAGCCGAAGAGCCTGCGACGTCCAGCGCAGACAGTTTGGATTCTGCGGCGATGGAAGCGGTGATGGCGAAGCTTGGTGCCCCTGGGGAACCGCACAAGCATCTGCAAGCGATGGTCGGCAAATACAAGACGACCTCGAACTGGATTCTGCCTGGCAAAGGTGAAGAGTCGGTGGACGAAGGGACCGCTGAATTTAAGTCCATTCTGGGCGGACGCTTTGTGACTCAGGAGTTCACAAGCACCTACAATGGTCAGCCGATGGAAGGCTTTGGCATCCTGGGCTACGAAAATGCCGAGCAGAATTTTGTGGGCATTTGGATTGATAACATGTCGACCCATATCCTGCACACGGTAGGGCAGCTCGACGAGAAGACCGGCGTGATGACCGAAAAAGGTACGTGCAGCTCGCCGATCGGACCGATGAACTTCCAGATGACAACCGTCCCGACCGAAGATGGCTTTGTGTTCACGTTGTCTCAGGTAACCGGTGATACGGTCACCGAAATGGGCAAAATAAAGTACGTGAAGCAGTAA
- a CDS encoding right-handed parallel beta-helix repeat-containing protein: protein MMLRYTTLWLLAILAAPASAADWYIAPDGKDAAAGTQDAPFATLNKARDAIRTHKKDEAHTVWVADGNYTLSSPFVLTAEDSGTPEHPIVYRAMKGADPTFSGGSVITDWKQEGNLWQATLPTELRKPLPEQLIAGQQSTTLAREPDQGLFTLVSVSEDAPEKGPAKQTLRLTSEDYAATLAKVTPEELSQVQFLAYHKWDNTRRHLDQLLPEEHALVTSGRKMKGHNPLNEKTQVRIENYAAALDTPGEWHASADGQIRYYPREGENPSQMQMIVPRLEQLLIVRGKPEAGELVQHVELRGLRFLHARWTTPKGGFEPSQAASPIEAAIQIDGARHLTIADCEFGHIGIYGVWFRRGCQHCTLERSWIHDTGAGGVRIGETSMRRDPKEQTSHITADNNILNHGGRIFPCAVGLWIGHSPDNQVTHNEIADYFYSGISVGWRWGYRESFAKRNTIAKNHVHHLGYGVLSDMGGIYTLGPSEGTVVRGNIFHDIHAYSYGGWGLYTDEGSSDIVFENNVVYRTKTGGFHQHYGKDNIVQNNILAFAQLYQLKASRVEPHRSFVLQRNIVFYDQGELLHGQWSKVKHDSSNNCFFDASGRDVTFEGNSLEQWQAQGHEQGSIVADPKFTDPENFDFTLAEDSPALKLGFRPFKTDDVGVYGDQQWIDKAKSFQYAPVRPE from the coding sequence ATGATGCTTCGTTATACGACGCTCTGGCTGCTTGCTATTTTGGCCGCCCCTGCCTCTGCTGCCGATTGGTATATCGCACCCGATGGAAAAGACGCCGCGGCCGGTACTCAGGATGCGCCATTCGCCACACTCAACAAGGCCCGCGATGCGATCCGCACCCACAAAAAAGACGAAGCCCACACCGTCTGGGTCGCCGATGGCAATTACACGCTGTCGTCCCCCTTTGTGCTCACTGCAGAAGATAGCGGCACGCCAGAGCATCCGATCGTCTACCGAGCAATGAAGGGAGCAGACCCTACCTTCTCCGGCGGAAGCGTCATTACTGACTGGAAGCAAGAGGGGAACCTCTGGCAGGCAACTCTCCCCACTGAACTTCGCAAACCGCTTCCCGAACAACTGATCGCCGGCCAACAATCGACCACGCTAGCGCGAGAACCCGATCAAGGGCTATTCACCCTGGTCTCCGTATCGGAAGATGCCCCGGAGAAAGGCCCCGCCAAGCAAACCCTTCGCCTGACTTCAGAAGATTACGCAGCGACGCTGGCGAAAGTCACGCCGGAAGAACTTTCTCAGGTTCAGTTTCTGGCGTACCACAAATGGGATAACACGCGTCGCCACCTCGACCAATTACTGCCAGAAGAGCATGCCTTGGTGACCTCTGGGCGAAAGATGAAGGGGCACAATCCTCTGAATGAGAAGACCCAGGTCCGCATCGAGAACTACGCCGCCGCACTCGATACGCCCGGCGAATGGCACGCTTCCGCCGACGGCCAGATTCGCTATTACCCGCGTGAAGGAGAAAACCCTTCGCAGATGCAAATGATTGTGCCACGACTAGAACAGCTCTTGATCGTGCGTGGCAAACCAGAGGCCGGCGAATTGGTTCAGCACGTCGAACTTCGCGGTTTGCGTTTCTTACACGCGCGCTGGACAACGCCAAAAGGTGGCTTCGAGCCCAGTCAGGCCGCGTCTCCTATTGAAGCAGCCATTCAGATCGATGGTGCCCGGCATCTGACGATCGCGGACTGCGAGTTCGGGCACATCGGCATATACGGCGTTTGGTTTCGCCGCGGGTGCCAACATTGCACGCTGGAAAGAAGCTGGATCCACGACACCGGCGCCGGTGGAGTACGTATCGGCGAAACGTCCATGCGCCGTGACCCCAAGGAGCAGACCAGCCACATCACTGCGGATAACAATATCCTCAACCACGGCGGACGGATCTTCCCCTGTGCCGTGGGGCTCTGGATTGGACATAGCCCCGATAACCAAGTCACCCACAATGAAATCGCCGACTACTTTTATTCCGGAATCTCAGTCGGTTGGCGATGGGGCTACCGCGAGAGCTTTGCCAAACGCAATACGATCGCCAAGAATCATGTCCATCATCTTGGCTACGGCGTGCTGAGCGACATGGGCGGCATCTACACGCTCGGCCCATCCGAAGGGACCGTCGTTCGCGGAAACATCTTCCACGACATTCACGCCTACAGCTATGGCGGTTGGGGGCTGTACACCGACGAAGGAAGCAGCGATATCGTGTTCGAGAACAACGTCGTCTATCGCACTAAGACCGGCGGCTTCCATCAACACTACGGCAAAGACAATATTGTTCAAAACAACATCCTGGCGTTCGCTCAGCTTTATCAACTCAAGGCATCTCGCGTTGAACCGCATCGCTCGTTTGTCTTGCAACGTAACATTGTCTTTTACGATCAAGGGGAACTGCTGCACGGACAGTGGAGCAAAGTCAAACACGACAGCTCGAACAACTGCTTCTTCGATGCTTCCGGAAGAGATGTCACTTTTGAAGGCAATTCGCTCGAGCAATGGCAAGCCCAAGGGCACGAACAGGGCTCGATCGTGGCAGACCCCAAATTTACTGACCCCGAGAATTTCGACTTCACGCTGGCAGAAGACTCACCGGCCCTTAAGCTGGGCTTCCGCCCCTTCAAGACAGACGATGTCGGCGTGTATGGCGACCAGCAGTGGATCGACAAAGCCAAGAGCTTTCAATATGCCCCGGTTCGCCCGGAATAG
- a CDS encoding carboxymuconolactone decarboxylase family protein: MPRLQPIALEAAEGKQRELLDVAKKKLGKHINIIASMANSPAVLEAYLGFSGAMAHSKLPAKAREAVAMRIGETNHCQYCVSAHTAVGKAVGYTEDETLKVRQGESTDPTVQAVINLADAISETKGFISDDQFNAAKAAGLGDEEITEVVGLVAMNYFTNFFNHVAETEVDFPKVELFAESS, from the coding sequence ATGCCACGCCTGCAACCGATTGCACTTGAAGCTGCCGAAGGAAAACAACGCGAGCTTCTCGACGTTGCCAAAAAGAAGCTCGGCAAGCACATCAATATCATCGCCTCGATGGCCAATTCGCCAGCCGTTCTAGAAGCGTACCTTGGCTTTTCAGGGGCGATGGCGCATTCCAAGTTGCCTGCCAAGGCACGCGAGGCGGTTGCCATGCGGATTGGTGAAACGAACCACTGCCAGTACTGCGTTTCGGCGCATACGGCGGTTGGCAAGGCCGTTGGGTATACGGAAGACGAAACCTTGAAAGTCCGTCAAGGAGAATCGACCGATCCGACCGTTCAGGCGGTGATCAATCTTGCGGACGCCATTTCCGAGACCAAGGGTTTCATCAGCGACGATCAGTTCAACGCCGCGAAAGCCGCCGGGCTGGGCGATGAAGAAATCACCGAAGTGGTTGGCTTGGTTGCGATGAACTACTTCACCAATTTCTTCAATCACGTCGCCGAGACCGAGGTCGACTTCCCGAAAGTCGAACTGTTCGCCGAATCGTCCTAA
- a CDS encoding DUF4261 domain-containing protein — MLEDNATSRDYRVRLFYKSKPSVPKGAVLDNMQKRTEGFAPRDGKRDSDRLDFRHPKYVTNIGGKSVGATWSIREEEIEYPGDLTPFLPALEQSWLWDDADGVVGECEHQLVVLDQTAANMRPMDRLQMIQFLVASVVEATDCDAIYWEATEQFLEPKAFVEGLNAVAAKPWKAPGAFNVRVSRVIGYGERRDDDSRDMIVDSLGLGVLGWPDFQCHFRGLDWREIQQIVYEKALDVFENGPKLQDGQAFPGINASQVWKCRFEEAILGPPRKVIDIDPGIPYCAGLRYAVTAGVYVK, encoded by the coding sequence GTGCTCGAAGACAACGCGACCTCGCGCGACTACCGCGTCCGATTGTTCTACAAGTCGAAACCAAGCGTCCCCAAGGGGGCCGTCCTCGACAACATGCAAAAGAGGACCGAAGGCTTTGCGCCCCGCGATGGAAAACGAGATTCCGATCGTCTCGATTTCCGTCATCCCAAATATGTCACCAATATCGGTGGCAAATCGGTGGGGGCGACGTGGAGTATTCGTGAAGAAGAGATCGAATATCCAGGCGACCTGACTCCTTTCCTGCCAGCTCTCGAGCAGTCGTGGCTGTGGGACGATGCGGATGGAGTTGTTGGCGAGTGCGAGCATCAACTTGTGGTGCTTGATCAGACGGCAGCCAACATGCGCCCAATGGACCGTTTGCAGATGATTCAGTTCCTGGTAGCGAGTGTCGTTGAAGCCACAGATTGCGATGCCATTTATTGGGAAGCGACCGAGCAATTTCTCGAGCCGAAGGCGTTCGTAGAAGGCCTGAATGCGGTCGCGGCCAAGCCATGGAAAGCACCTGGGGCTTTCAATGTGCGTGTTTCGCGGGTGATTGGCTATGGCGAGCGTCGCGACGACGATTCGCGCGATATGATTGTCGACAGCCTGGGCCTTGGTGTGTTGGGTTGGCCTGACTTTCAATGTCACTTCCGTGGCTTGGATTGGCGTGAGATTCAGCAGATCGTTTACGAGAAGGCCCTGGATGTCTTCGAGAATGGCCCCAAACTGCAAGACGGTCAGGCCTTTCCCGGTATCAATGCCAGCCAGGTTTGGAAGTGCCGCTTCGAGGAAGCCATCTTGGGCCCGCCGCGCAAGGTGATCGATATCGATCCAGGAATTCCTTATTGTGCTGGCCTACGGTATGCGGTTACGGCCGGGGTTTACGTGAAGTAG
- a CDS encoding serine/threonine protein kinase produces MDQKQMGPYRLETIIGSGGMGTVYRGIDERTGDKAAIKILPSNMSHNEGLRERFQREIETLLQLKHPNIVRLFGFGEEDGELFYAMELVEGRSLAEVIVKTPIKHWRTVVKYSLSIAAGLRQAHDMGIVHRDIKPANVLITRDNKVKILDFGIARLFGATGVTMAGGIVGTADYMAPEQAFGEGVTPKADLYSLGALMYAMLARQPPFRGNTVTEILDKLRYNEPIPIDRLVEALPNDLSQLVTQLLEKNPEHRVPTARALCRRLEALLELPEDTDFDLNLADHSTRAPSAPGDDYQLKDSDEVAPTLDPQSRKLAEAPTMQLSGEEEPSDLKPKNKSSATEASATIVTQRGIQDEPKTRFTTVAEQRQRTSEEESRRVKSTAWINYIQIGGLLVALGVVVAVMLIAPQKPGAEQIYDSIETSANEGNLAEVSEQMDDFLERFPEDPRSEYVAQLKEELNLRRQENRYRLAAAIGRGNQGLHPVEQIYLDAMKTNEFDPIAARDKLQGLILAFGPAQTQQGDIARCLVLAERRLKQLNASLTSQSKQQTASIRERLEYAERIAADDPQKAERIYRGVIQLLQDEPWGLNLANDAQMRLNNLGSR; encoded by the coding sequence ATGGACCAGAAACAGATGGGCCCCTATCGCCTGGAAACCATCATTGGCAGTGGTGGCATGGGGACCGTGTATCGTGGCATCGACGAACGAACCGGCGACAAGGCTGCGATCAAGATTCTGCCCAGCAACATGTCGCACAACGAGGGGCTGCGCGAGCGTTTTCAACGCGAGATCGAAACGCTGCTGCAGCTGAAACACCCCAATATTGTGCGGCTCTTCGGGTTTGGCGAAGAAGATGGCGAGCTTTTCTATGCCATGGAACTGGTCGAAGGACGCAGTCTGGCCGAGGTAATCGTCAAGACACCGATCAAGCATTGGCGAACTGTCGTCAAATATAGCCTGTCGATCGCAGCTGGCCTTCGTCAGGCACACGACATGGGGATCGTCCATCGCGATATCAAGCCGGCCAATGTTTTGATTACACGCGATAACAAAGTAAAGATCCTCGACTTCGGGATTGCCCGCCTCTTCGGAGCAACCGGGGTCACGATGGCCGGAGGTATCGTCGGCACAGCCGACTACATGGCCCCGGAACAGGCCTTTGGCGAAGGTGTCACCCCCAAGGCCGACCTCTACAGCCTCGGAGCGTTGATGTACGCGATGCTCGCGCGGCAGCCTCCCTTTCGCGGCAATACGGTGACCGAAATCCTCGATAAGCTTCGCTATAACGAACCCATTCCGATCGATCGCCTAGTAGAAGCTTTGCCGAACGATTTGAGCCAGTTGGTGACGCAGCTGCTGGAAAAGAATCCCGAACATCGGGTCCCCACGGCTCGAGCGCTGTGCCGCCGTTTAGAAGCCCTCTTAGAGCTTCCGGAAGACACCGACTTCGACCTGAACCTGGCCGATCACTCGACCCGAGCCCCATCGGCTCCGGGGGATGATTACCAGTTGAAAGATAGCGACGAGGTTGCCCCCACACTCGACCCACAATCCCGCAAGCTTGCGGAAGCCCCGACCATGCAGTTATCGGGGGAAGAGGAACCAAGTGACCTCAAGCCCAAAAACAAAAGCAGCGCAACGGAAGCTTCGGCGACGATTGTTACCCAGCGGGGAATCCAGGATGAGCCTAAGACCCGCTTCACAACCGTCGCGGAACAACGTCAGCGAACCTCTGAAGAAGAATCACGTCGCGTAAAAAGTACGGCTTGGATCAACTATATTCAAATCGGTGGCTTGCTCGTCGCGCTGGGCGTGGTCGTGGCCGTAATGCTCATTGCGCCGCAGAAGCCCGGCGCCGAACAGATTTATGATTCGATCGAAACCAGCGCCAACGAAGGGAATCTCGCGGAAGTCTCCGAGCAGATGGACGACTTCCTGGAACGATTCCCCGAAGACCCACGGTCCGAGTATGTCGCCCAACTCAAAGAAGAATTGAATCTCCGGCGACAAGAGAATCGCTATCGCCTGGCTGCCGCCATCGGACGGGGCAACCAAGGTCTGCATCCCGTCGAGCAGATTTATCTCGATGCAATGAAAACCAACGAATTCGATCCAATAGCTGCACGCGACAAATTGCAGGGACTGATCTTGGCATTTGGTCCCGCCCAGACGCAGCAAGGCGATATCGCACGCTGTCTGGTTTTAGCCGAACGACGCCTCAAGCAGTTGAATGCATCCCTGACCAGCCAGAGCAAACAACAAACGGCTTCGATTCGCGAGCGTCTGGAGTACGCCGAGCGAATCGCTGCCGATGATCCGCAAAAGGCCGAGCGTATTTATCGTGGTGTGATCCAACTGCTTCAAGACGAACCCTGGGGGTTAAATCTCGCAAATGACGCGCAAATGCGGCTCAACAATCTAGGTTCTCGATAG
- a CDS encoding FMN-binding protein, translated as MTEDAQTANVPPKKRRSLGLRFLLHGYRFALIAAIAVLIRVHSQSESRAALDPVEISLGKVQEFLPAAASLVAAADRDGAYIQNDDGKRIGWVVTTFPTASNIIGFSGPTNSLIVVDADNTIRGTEILSSQDTPEHLTAVRKATWFLEQFAGKSPQDLGGQSKLDAVSGATLTSLAVIESVTKTLGSDPPNYRFPDEVTLEEVAEILPEAQDLIARSSPRGWLDVLDSSGKIIGTVWRTSPQADQYIGYQGPSDVLVVMDTEETLKAVALRESYDNDPYVRYVREDWAFPEYLAGYDLDQLAKFDIQAAEIEGVSGATMTSQSATQAVGIAADAYRREMQAEQKPALAQVPITFSWRDIATLGVIAAALAIAFTNLRGKKWVQFGFGFIVIAYLGFFAGDILSMALLVGWASHPVPWQKCIGLFAVAIAAFAVPLFSKRQVYCNHLCPHGAAQMMILRFSKWHWKIPKKLRLLLSAVPAVLLAIGILIAFSMVDGNLAALEPFDAYVPTISGWASLSIAIGGLIFSAFVPMGFCRYACPTGAVISHVRWNASSDQWSIRDSVATLLMGLAVICFWL; from the coding sequence ATGACGGAAGATGCCCAGACAGCCAACGTTCCACCAAAGAAACGCAGGTCACTCGGCCTGCGTTTCCTTCTACATGGATATCGGTTCGCCCTGATCGCAGCGATTGCGGTACTGATTCGAGTTCACAGTCAAAGCGAAAGCCGGGCCGCTTTAGATCCTGTGGAAATCTCGTTGGGCAAAGTCCAAGAATTCCTTCCGGCAGCGGCCTCCTTAGTGGCTGCTGCGGACCGAGATGGAGCCTACATTCAAAACGACGATGGCAAACGCATCGGCTGGGTCGTCACGACCTTTCCCACCGCCAGTAACATTATTGGCTTCTCAGGCCCGACCAATTCATTGATTGTTGTTGATGCCGACAACACAATCCGTGGCACCGAAATCCTTTCCAGTCAGGATACGCCAGAACATCTTACGGCCGTTCGCAAAGCGACTTGGTTTCTAGAGCAGTTCGCAGGAAAGTCTCCCCAAGACCTCGGGGGCCAATCGAAACTCGACGCCGTTTCCGGTGCCACGCTTACAAGCTTGGCCGTCATTGAATCGGTGACCAAGACGCTCGGTAGCGATCCTCCTAACTATCGCTTTCCGGATGAGGTCACGCTCGAGGAAGTGGCCGAGATCCTACCCGAAGCGCAAGACCTGATCGCCCGATCGTCGCCGCGCGGCTGGCTCGACGTGCTCGATAGCAGCGGCAAGATCATCGGAACCGTCTGGAGAACGAGCCCCCAGGCCGATCAGTACATCGGTTATCAAGGGCCCTCCGATGTTTTAGTGGTCATGGATACCGAAGAAACGCTGAAAGCGGTCGCCTTGCGCGAAAGCTACGACAACGATCCTTACGTGCGCTACGTTCGCGAAGACTGGGCCTTTCCTGAATATTTGGCCGGCTACGATCTCGACCAGCTTGCCAAGTTTGATATCCAGGCAGCGGAAATCGAAGGGGTTTCCGGGGCGACCATGACCAGCCAATCAGCGACCCAAGCTGTGGGTATCGCGGCCGACGCCTACCGGCGTGAGATGCAAGCCGAACAGAAGCCAGCATTGGCCCAGGTGCCCATCACATTCAGCTGGCGCGACATCGCCACGCTGGGGGTAATTGCCGCCGCCTTAGCAATCGCATTCACTAACTTACGTGGCAAGAAGTGGGTGCAGTTCGGCTTTGGGTTCATTGTGATTGCGTACCTTGGCTTCTTTGCGGGGGACATTCTGTCGATGGCGTTGTTGGTGGGCTGGGCCAGTCATCCCGTTCCCTGGCAGAAGTGTATCGGCCTGTTTGCCGTGGCAATCGCTGCGTTTGCGGTCCCGTTATTCAGCAAACGGCAGGTCTATTGCAATCATCTATGTCCACATGGTGCCGCCCAGATGATGATCCTCCGGTTCTCGAAGTGGCATTGGAAGATTCCTAAAAAGCTGCGTCTCTTACTTTCCGCGGTGCCTGCCGTGTTGCTGGCGATTGGCATTCTGATTGCTTTTTCCATGGTTGATGGCAACCTGGCCGCATTAGAGCCGTTCGATGCGTATGTGCCTACCATTTCAGGCTGGGCCTCTCTCTCGATCGCCATTGGTGGGCTCATTTTCTCGGCATTCGTCCCGATGGGCTTCTGCCGGTACGCCTGCCCAACGGGCGCCGTTATTTCTCACGTTCGCTGGAATGCCTCGAGCGACCAGTGGAGCATTCGCGACAGCGTCGCCACTCTTTTGATGGGTTTGGCCGTGATTTGTTTTTGGCTGTAG